A single Verrucomicrobiota bacterium DNA region contains:
- a CDS encoding NADP-dependent phosphogluconate dehydrogenase (catalyzes the formation of D-ribulose 5-phosphate from 6-phospho-D-gluconate) has protein sequence QKGWRKIVSTAALRGIPAPAFSTALNFYDQYRSAVLPANLLQAQRDYFGAHTYERVDKPRGQFFHTNWTGRGGTTSSSTYNV, from the coding sequence GCCAGAAGGGCTGGCGCAAAATCGTCTCCACGGCGGCCTTGCGCGGCATCCCGGCGCCGGCGTTCAGCACCGCGCTGAACTTCTACGACCAGTATCGCTCCGCCGTGCTTCCGGCGAACCTGCTCCAGGCGCAGCGCGACTACTTCGGCGCGCACACCTACGAGCGCGTGGACAAACCGCGCGGCCAGTTCTTCCACACCAACTGGACCGGCCGTGGCGGCACGACCTCGTCGAGCACGTATAACGTGTAA